The following is a genomic window from Hymenobacter monticola.
ATATCGCCCTGGCCAATGAGCTGGTCGGCCCCGCCGGTGTCGAGGATGGTGCGCGAGTCGATTTTGCTGGTCACCTTGAAAGAGATGCGGCAGGGGAAGTTGGCCTTGATGATGCCGGTAATCACGTTCACCGAGGGGCGCTGGGTGGCCACGATGAGGTGAATGCCGATGGCGCGGGCCAGCTGGGCGAGGCGCGCAATGGGCGTTTCCACTTCCTTGCCGGCCGTCATCATCAGGTCGGCCAGCTCGTCGATTACCAGCACGATGAAGGGCAGGAAGCGGTGGCCCTTCTTGGGGTTGAGGCGGCGCTCGATGAACTTGGCGTTGTACTCCTTCAGGTTGCGGCAGCCGGCTTCCTTCAGGAGGTCGTAGCGCCGGTCCATCTCCATGCACAGCGAGTTGAGCGTGTTCACCACCTTCTTCGTATCGGTGATGATGGCCTCTTCCGTGTCGGGCAGCTTGGCCAGGAAGTGGCGCTCAATCTTGTTGAAGATGCTCAATTCCACCTTCTTGGGGTCGACGAGCACAAACTTGAGCTGGGCGGGGTGGCGCTTGTAAAGTAGCGAGGCCAGAATCACGTTCAAACCCACCGACTTGCCCTGGCCCGTGGCGCCGGCCATGAGCAAGTGGGGCATCTTGGCCAAGTCGGCCACGAACACCTCGTTGGTGATGGTGCGCCCAAAGGCCACCGGCAGGTCCATTTCCGAGCGCGCAAACTTCTCCGAGCCCAGCACCGAACGGATGCTCACCATCTCCTTCTTGGTGTTCGGCACTTCGATGCCGATGGTGCCCTTGCCCGGGATAGGCGCGATGATGCGGATACCCAACGCCGCCAGGCTCAGCGCGATATCGTCTTCGAGGCTCTTGATTTTGCTGATGCGCACACCTACCTCGGGCACAATCTCATAGAGCGTGACCGTGGGCCCGATGGTGGCCTTGATGCTGGCGATGCCGATGCCGTAGTGGCCCAGCGTTTCCACGATGCGGTCCTTATTGGCTTCCAACTCTTCCTTGGTTACCTGGGCCTTGGCCACGCCGTAGTCGTTGAGCAGTTCCAGCGTGGGGTATTGGTAGCGCGAGAGGTCCAGCGTGGGGTCGTAGTTGACGTGGGGCATGGCGTCGGCGTCTTCGTCCTCATCAGCCACGGCCGCAATGTCGGCACCGGCGTTGGGGTCGAGGTCGTCGCGACCCGGCACGGTGATTTCCAGGGGCCGGGGGGCCGGGGGGCTCGGGGCCTTGGCTTCGGGCAGGGGCGTGTTGGCATCGGCCAAATCAGCCAGCGAGAGCGGCGTAGGCACGGTGGCTACCGGCGCGGCGGGGGCCACGACGGGCTCCGGCTCAGCCAAGGGCATTTCGATGGAGAAGGCCGGGCCACTCACAGCCAGCGGCAGGGCGGCGCTGGCGGCGGTTGCGGCCGTGGTGGCAGCGGCAGTTGCTGCCGAAACGGCTGGCGCCACCACGGCACTGGCCACGCTTAGCGGTACGCCCGCGCCTATCCGCGGCGCGGGTTCGAACTCCTGCGCGGCGGGGGCTTCTTCCGGCTCCTCGTTATTGAGCTGCAGGGCCGGGCCCGCGGCCTGAGCGCCA
Proteins encoded in this region:
- a CDS encoding FtsK/SpoIIIE family DNA translocase — protein: MADNRYKNLPAGPSANRAAEPRPNRRNEPRTNGPAPEPAPARPAEPRPAAANVPKAARQAPAPKPARPPREPRGPLPGVGGLLEILRDRRFHLFIGFGLLLASLYLTIAFTSFLFTGHADQSVVAAMGTIPTKEAGQESGNWLGLLGAWAAQLFIYKLFGVAAYALIPIVFFLGAKIVFRTARVSVSYVMALGFFTMAWLSVLLGYVVVTLATPGADPVLAHRLDFLCGGVGFEAASWLDSLIGWGTVLLLAFALISFVVFFFNVTSLNLGRFRSLSTEDDPEEDAELEAEIAAEQAAAAAPVAAPPVPQMTLKTRPAPAEAVAATAATVSAGGAQAAGPALQLNNEEPEEAPAAQEFEPAPRIGAGVPLSVASAVVAPAVSAATAAATTAATAASAALPLAVSGPAFSIEMPLAEPEPVVAPAAPVATVPTPLSLADLADANTPLPEAKAPSPPAPRPLEITVPGRDDLDPNAGADIAAVADEDEDADAMPHVNYDPTLDLSRYQYPTLELLNDYGVAKAQVTKEELEANKDRIVETLGHYGIGIASIKATIGPTVTLYEIVPEVGVRISKIKSLEDDIALSLAALGIRIIAPIPGKGTIGIEVPNTKKEMVSIRSVLGSEKFARSEMDLPVAFGRTITNEVFVADLAKMPHLLMAGATGQGKSVGLNVILASLLYKRHPAQLKFVLVDPKKVELSIFNKIERHFLAKLPDTEEAIITDTKKVVNTLNSLCMEMDRRYDLLKEAGCRNLKEYNAKFIERRLNPKKGHRFLPFIVLVIDELADLMMTAGKEVETPIARLAQLARAIGIHLIVATQRPSVNVITGIIKANFPCRISFKVTSKIDSRTILDTGGADQLIGQGDMLFSAGSDLIRVQCAFIDTPEVDRVCDYIGEQQGYNDAYLLPEVAGADGDGGGNEEMDPSERDTMFEEAARCIVLHQQGSTSLLQRKLKLGYNRAGRLIDQLQHAGIVGPFEGSKARDVLIPDEYQLEQLLNSMK